A genomic region of Metopolophium dirhodum isolate CAU chromosome 1, ASM1992520v1, whole genome shotgun sequence contains the following coding sequences:
- the LOC132935467 gene encoding uncharacterized protein LOC132935467, whose amino-acid sequence MYYNTIVSLDTLYRQLSQEKDQMAREIDLEKQKKKRLSCHNEELQWKLKKSTEVANHLAVSTKRLSQTTQDLAAMREAQNNYQKLCSRKSSNSENSGDEDTMTSQLVEVDSEAPARILGVMKKNDSLSYVFEVEEKPSDIATRLVRRASSLRSVGKSRTRARGPTGGEKRSRARSQSGGGSSDKSVELDSALTRNLDELFAPGPNDRYLSGCFTCSSDSSNSSPEHHLHNVVQTYEQNHGPSYVQVVAEQTGGGDKAQGSGLTIV is encoded by the exons atgtattataatacaatcgtTTCTCTTGACACGTTATACAGGCAACTCAGTCAAGAAAAAGATCAAATGGCTCGGGAAATTGActtggaaaaacaaaagaagaaACGGCTTTCGTGCCACAACGAAGAACTGCAGTGGAAACTGAAAAAGAGCACCGAAGTAGCTAATCATTTAGCTGTTTCAACAAAGAGATTGA GTCAAACAACGCAAGACCTTGCAGCTATGAGAGAGGCACAAAACAACTATCAGAAACTATGCAGCAGGAAGAGTTCCAATTCGGAAaacag CGGTGACGAGGACACGATGACTAGCCAACTGGTGGAGGTAGACTCGGAGGCGCCGGCCCGGATACTGGGAGTGATGAAGAAGAACGATTCGCTGTCGTACGTGTTCGAGGTGGAAGAGAAACCGTCGGATATCGCCACTCGGCTGGTGCGCCGGGCCAGCAGTCTGCGGTCGGTGGGCAAGTCACGGACGCGTGCGCGCGGACCGACTGGCGGCGAGAAGCGGTCCCGGGCCAGATCGCAGTCGGGCGGCGGGTCGTCCGACAAGTCGGTGGAACTGGACTCGGCGCTCACCCGGAACCTGGACGAACTGTTCGCGCCCGGCCCGAACGACCGGTACCTGAGCGGCTGTTTCACGTGCAGCTCGGACTCCTCCAACTCGTCGCCGGAGCACCACCTCCACAACGTGGTGCAGACCTACGAACAGAACCACGGTCCGTCCTATGTACAGGTGGTCGCCGAGCAGACCGGCGGTGGTGATAAGGCCCAGGGCAGTGGGCTGACCATCGTCTGA
- the LOC132935713 gene encoding uncharacterized protein LOC132935713, which translates to MSNINEKFTTKLRGNETLKNRCQIRPSYDSGLQASGYSQNAVPNIKSEPKRQKYGGRGMAIQELAESMSSNTTRITNLDFSNACIENHFKSLREENEKKLKETNEKIWGKFIHSDRSS; encoded by the exons atgtctaatatcaatgaaaaattcACAACGAAGCTAAGAGGTAACGAGACATTGAAAAATCGTTGCCAAATTCGGCCAAGTTATGATTCTGGCTTGCAGGCATCTGGCTATTCTCAAAATGCAGTT CCGAACATTAAATCTGAACCAAAACGTCAAAAATATGGTGGTAGAGGAATGGCCATTCAAGAACTAGCTGAGTCTATGTCTTCAAATACCACGAGAATAACAAATTTG GACTTTTCAAACGCTTGCATAGAAAACCATTTCAAAAGTCTTAGagaagaaaatgaaaaaa aacttAAGGAAACAAATGAAAAGATTTGGGGAAAATTCATACATTCTGATAGAAGTTCATAA